GTAAACTGCGTCACTGATCGTGAACACCGGTTACTGGTCATCGAGCATTGGCCATTCACCAGTCAAATACTCCGGCGAGAAGAACGTGTCGATTCGTCAGGCAAGCGAGGAACTCCGAGTCAAAAATTCGTTCGACTGCGTAGATTCTTATCTCGCCCGGCAGTAAGATCTGATCATAATTCCGTAAGTGAGTAAGTAATTAGGCGAACGTATACTCGGAAGTGATTAACTTCGGTGGAACGAGAAACAGTTATACACTCGAATCACTATTTGAGAATCGGCGTGCCGTCGAACCAAGCTTTCGATCAGATTAGCATAATTTTAGCGGATATTTCACGAAAGTGGTCGAGTCGTggaggattttgaaaaatttagcgGTTTATCGAGAACTTGTTCatggaatattttgaaatctGTTCCGTGCTTGCGATTGGTACGGAAATACCGTTGAAAAGTAGAGATACAAGGAAAAGCCGTTTTCGCTTGAAAATAACATGCACTGTTCGGGTCCTTGATGACTAAAAAAGTGGTAACGTTGTatccattttttcaaccgttggTCAATCGGCAAACGAATAAATCGCTCGGAAGCTTGATTATTGAGATTATCCTATATCCATTTCATCCCATACCACGATAAGCGACTTTTGACaccatttcaaatttcatttcggtATTTCATCTTACCACTTCCAAGCCATATGAAAACACTTTAAGCTATAGCAATACCGAACCGTTCGTCCAATTGGCACTTGTACGATAATACACCAGGTCAGCTAACTATCCAAATAGcatttctctcatttcccATTTAGAAAATACGTACGGTGGTGCcattagtttaaaaattgatattcaCGTCAATCAATCTCTCCTCTTCGTCTCTACGTTTCAGCTAGTCCGACGATTCGTTTCTTGCATTCATACACCGCGATCGCACCCCATATttgattcttcaaaattttcgctATCGGTATTCTTGGACGATTCGGCGACTTTCGGCGCGGGCGTAGCGCAGACATTCGTTTCGTCGATTTCCAAAAGCGTTTAGAGTGCAACCAGAAGTAAACATAATGGGAGTTTGACATCGGCTCGTCGAACAGTCACCGCTAACCGATGGTGCAAACTTAACGGGAGTAGCGAATGCTTCATAACCGATCGCTTCCCCCAACGGGATTCATTCTTCACGTAGAAGTCCATCCAGCAGCTTGTCACGGGCTCTCCGACTAACGTAGTTTACCTGAATCGTTTCAACAGTTTCGACAAACCATCTCCATCGAGATGAAGGTGCATATCGTCGTGGTCGCGGTCATCGTCTCAGCAGTCGTCTGCCATGCAGTTCCTCGGAGCAAAAGACAGGTGAGATATCGATGTACGCTATGCGAATAGTTGAACAAACTCGGAGAAAAGTATCGCCCGTTACAACACACGTGCTGATAACATTGTGAAACTGATGTGTTTTTCAAACGAATTATTCAGCGAGAAATACGTAGAACGTACGGATTTCACTTTCGTTTTCACCCGCACTTAGCGTCACGTCATCGAATTTCCACATTACGTGTAtagcgaaaaatcaaaactaaATCACGTGGTATGGGTAAACTTATGATTTCACATGTACCAAGACGTAATCGATTCCACCTATGCCAATACCTGTAGTCTTGTACAGTTTGCCTGTGGTGGTGAGAATCATTGATCAAACAATGAAATTTGCGGATCGTAACTTTTCGCGATCACTTCACTGGTTCAAAATACTTGGAATCTGATGCGAACGCGCGCAAATCCTTTAGAAAGTTCTTTCAACGAATATTCTCCGGAGTAATCAGATGCACGTGACGTTATTTAGTCAAACGGATGCGAGACATACAAGATGCAAGATATACGTAATACAATATTTGCGTGAGGCTGTTACTTTCCCAGAGAAAGTCTTCGTCTCGAGTCTCAGTAATCGTTTTACATCTGCGGTCAGTGCCTCGTTCTCTAAGTTCGGTTACCTTCAAACTGCGGTTCACAGCTTTCCAAGAATTCAGCTACGTAATCTACGTGAATCAGTTACAGCTACATGTTCGGAATCGTAGAAATCTTTCCAAGTATAACTAGAACTTTACCGGGAAAACGTCATGGCATAGATTTTACCGGGACTGTGGAAAAAAGGACAATCCAGTTTTATCcacttcgaaaaaagaaaaaattccggaaaaattcttccacgTAGCGTCGCGCAACGACCTTCGACTTCCATAACATCTGGCACGTAGAGTTGTTCCCAGAACGTAATTTCTCTTCTTGCAAAATGGCGGATAGGGTTCTAACGAGTTGAGAAATGTATCGATTTCATTGTCTCGgaaaacgaattttcatcTTGAAAAATTAACCGACGGATCAAATTCTGCTGATCgagaagaagggaaaatatGATACTTAGTTTTTTGCAATTCCTTTCAGGCCGACAGTGATCCTCGTCTCAGCAACGAGGTAATTCCTGGCACCCTCGAAGCGGTGGAAGAAACTTCGCCCCATGGACTTGCCGCTACCACTGACGACGATTTGGACGACATCAGTTTGTCACAAGGTGAAACCACGAAGACACCGGCACTAGACGATGCGCCAACTCCTAGTCCAGGAAACAAAAGGAAGAAGCCTCTTCAACCCCAATCTTCCGACACTTTTTCTAGAGTGATCGACGACATATTCAACGTTAGTATTTTGCGCGATCGCCTCATCCAGTCTGCAttttaacgttgaaaaaaatttcagtacacATGATTTTCGGAGAAAGAAAGTTACGATTAGTCATCTCGTTTCTGTCGAACATATACCCATATTCGTACAGCTTATTTAATTGCACGAGCGGAGCGAATGCATGCATCGAAAATAAAGCTGTCCCTTCTGCTCTCAACAAGCGACGATTTACGGAATCatttgtttctaattttccaGATCCCCATATCGGTTCTCCGCGCGGTCAACACATTGATCAGCAATGCTTTTGGAACGAAGCAAGGAGCGACAGCATCAGCAGAAGCGGCGGCTTCCGCGACGTCATCGTTGACATCGACCTAAacaacggaaaataaaaacgaacgaaaacgaaataagTTCGGTATACTTTAGGGATATCGTATAGATGTACTTAAGTTGTAACAATATTTCGCCTTTTCTTATACCTCGATCAAAGTTATCGATTCGGAAATTCGTGACGCCCGGCAGAAATTCAACACTTTTTTTACAGAATATCAATTGGATGAacatatttgagaaaaaaaaaaacgttaaacGGTTGGGCTCGATTGCATGAATGCTGTGACATAATTTAGcgtcaattttgttttctactACCAAAACTACCAAAGATtgtcggacgaaaaaaattctgagcCAATAGAATGTTCAAAAATATCacagcaaataattttttccaagtctCTACGCCTTTCAAGATCAGAGACTCAATTCATCTAATTAATGTCGAACCCAGCAAAGtcgtttctcatttctcaaaattgacgaagaatttcaagttcagagaaattttctttcacatttcCTTATATTATTGAAGTGATAACGTTGGTCAAGGTGAAAGAAATAGAGGGTGCACAATTCACGACATTTGAGAAATAAGTTATCCTCATTATTTGTTTTAAATTACACGAATAGCTCTAATTTTATGACAAATATGTGCGTCAGTGTCCATTTCATCGTATCGCACTGCACATGCATATATAATCCGGAGTAAAAATGTACTGAAATTACAACGTTGCACGAATCGGTGTCCCATAATAACGGACGTTGTGTAACGACTATTTATTGttgtctattttattttattaaaaatctaTGTAACGCAATATCCACCACTGCCATGATCCTCATTATACTGTGCACATAAATTATAGTTACCTGATCTCCTGTTCATTATCCCCAATAACTGTGTCATCGCTGCAAAAGAGACACGCGCACAATAGATGACCGATTATATATTTACGATCGTTAAAGCGACTTTTCTAAGTGGAACTCTAATATTACATCGATTGCAAACACACGACGTTTGCATAACACGAATTACCCGTTCATctgacgaggaaaaaatgattaacgTCCTCTGatccaatttttctattcatttttttttttctttctttctacgtTACAGTTACGAAACTAATATCTGttcaaattgtttaatttattccgAAAGCTAAATATCTCGTTCATGCGTTATCTACAAATGTTGGCACCGTAGTATCGTGTCGTAGCGTAGGTATGCTACAGGTATACTTTCTACGTTCATAGTTGCACAACCACCTCATTGACTTATTAATCGGTAAGCAATACGTTCCGGTATTCGtgactttattttttaatgagGCATAATTCCCCATGAATTCAATCAGAAAACATACCGACATCAGATGTGATATACAATGCTCAGGAATTAGTCCAATATgattattcaatcattcgtGGCGATAACGTCCGAAAAATTCACCGGTGCGTGGGCCGTGTCCCAAAGGCCATGAACTTCAAAGTCTGGTAACAGAGCAAAGTATTCTTTTGTTCTCACACTTTTCGCGTACCACGAAGAAGGTAGGGTGAGGATTTTTTCGGCGAGTCTGTCGTGACGACCAGGTAgctaaaaagtgaaaagttcCCTCGGACGTGTACGTTCGTGTGATTTTGGTAGCTTCAATTGCGGAGTAGGTACTTATCGTTTAATATTTTAGTGAAATGACCGAGTCAACTCGTGAAAGAGATCGTTGCGTTTCGTTGCGTCTTTAAAGCGAGGAAGCAAAACGTAGCTGGAGAAAGCTATAAGGATGTCGCAAGTTGAAGTGGTAAGCTCGAACAGTGGCCGGTCCGATCAGTCACCTATTGACCACTCGCGACGCAGAATCGATTTCCATTGGTAAGTTTTAGCTCCGATCGATACGTTTTTTAATAactttgaaaacaattttgaaaacattCGTCATACCTCCGCGTCTCGGAATTATCGGATACATTTTAACAAACGGTTTTGACGGCAAGTAAAATTCACTTTCGCACGACGGAGTGATCGATGTTTTTGGAGGGAGACGATCACCGTCTGTGTacctcctttatttttataagAGAAACTTCTTTACCGAATTCGAAACCGGCTTATGTATGGATTATAATTCGAGAAAGTAATTAGAATTTTTGATGGCTTGTCGTATAAGAAtaactagaaattttttcaacttattaCACAGctatattttgtttcaatgaAACTCCCGCATTTTtaaggtaaaaataattgccGATCATCTCCGGTTATAGTGACGTAGATCCGACCTTTAAATcggtaaaaattcattcgatagTTGTAATCGTTTACACACGACCATACGGttacttattttattatttttcagccATATAATCAGTAATTTCCCAACATTAATGACGCGTGACTTTCAGTGGATCTGATTGAAGCCGGTCACTTCTGTGTGTgttgtaattttcttcgaaggCCGTAATAGTCGcagttgatttgaaaaatcgttcgtgtTGAAAATAGTAAACAGTTTGATGTAGGTACGTTTGAATTTAACGAGAACGAATCTCGTAATGAGTTCCTGGATATTTGTAGATAAAAGTGCAAGAAGTTGGTCTGACTCATCTCGACTGAtctgagaatattttttccactctttCTTTGTCATCAGAATCGTCAGCACGGGTGAAAAGATGTTGGAGTTTGGATTCACGTTTCTGTTACTCGGCGTAGGAATTGTCCTTGGTAGACCAAGTGAACAAccaataaaattcgatttgtCACCAGCACGGGATGCCGTAGGATCCGTCAGCGACGGTACCTTTTCGAAACTGCAGCAAGGACAGGTGAATATCAAATTATTGTCTCGATTTTTGtggaagaatggaaaaaaagctgAGGTGCTTTctgaatgttgaaattattgatGTATTCGATAAAATCATATCCGACCGTGACAGGGTTATTGACTGCAACCACCACCGTGGTGATTACTGGAATATAAATCAACGAAGTAGATGAAAAACGGGTTTGCTTTTCGACTGTCACGAGTAAATAAGAGCAATTTGATATTCAGTTATTACAATACTGGTTTTTGATTTAGAATTGCAGATCAGACGATCGAAGTATAGGTTTGTCCTGATGCACATTTATGCGGACACCATAATTTAATCCAACCCAGGTCACTTTCTATGACAAATCATGTGACGTTCAATTGCTGATTGCAGCAGAGTTTATATGAGGCATCCCATGCCAAAACGAAAACGTTTCAACTGACTTCGATtgccttcaaaatttttttggacatatttttctcaaaccgTGGCCCGCTAAAAATGAAATCTCGAGCCATTTAACCCGCAATCACGTTTTTCAATATAACTCAGAAACTAATGATCGGCATTTTATGATGGAATTGTAATTTTCAAGACGTGTTTTCGTGGTCATGGATTTTGTCTGTAAATTTTAGCTTTCGGAAATTTTGACTCTTAGAGTTGATAAGTGGTCTGAGCATGATTTCCGAAATCCTTTAAgacgtcgaaaaagtttcatcaagttcaaaaaacGTTGTTGAAAAGTAGCCCGTCTGACGTgaagaccccccccccccccccgaacagATTTTAaatcaagtgaaaaaatataataaaatttcacaatttcgtgAATGACGGCTCGTGGGATCGACCGCCCACTTCGATTCTGGTTTCAAAATTCTTATCTTTTCAAACACCTttttcgggggaaaaaagttcGAAATCGAAGTTGTAGTTTTTTCGAATACggattttttgtattttcaattAGTGTAGCGTCGAATTTGTTAACGCTAATAATGCAACCATTTCTTTCTGGAAAGTTTCGTCTCATATCAAACATCATTACgtctcataattttttttcttagaatGAGCTgtcattcagaaaaaaaaaactttcgttttTGTAAAATCGTGAATTCCGAAAAATGCATAATTCTACGATGAGAggtccgatgaaaaaatgctTTCGGGTGTGGGTTCTGGTTCGGAAACCctatgttcaaaaaatttttgaaggcGATCGGAGACCAGTAAGTTGAAACGTCTTCGTttcgacgtggaatgccccgtATGTTCTTTCTCACCGAAGCTGCATAATCATCAATACAAAATAATATCCATCGTAATTATTTGCACGGGAAAATGTAATCGCAAATTAGACGCCGAATGCGGTGCTGTCATATTACGATCTGGAAAGATGACGTTCATCCGTCAGTGCCGAATATTGGTCACTTTTTCAATTGGCACAGACGACTTTGtcccgataaaaaatatcagttGAAAAAATGTGGATTGAATTTGTGCCatttctataaattttatagGAATTCTTAGGACAGGTTGCCGATGCTATCAGATTCGGAAGAGGGAGATTAGTCCATTCGGCCACAATGGCGAAAAACATCATTGCCGAAAGGGCAGAGGTAATTTaattgaatggaaaaacaaaactgcCGAAGAAACACCCGTCGAAAATCTGTATTGAAACTACGTTcggcgtacacatatatattttttttttcattgctttTCATTCGTCAATTAATCGGTATGCACGGCCGGTAATTCGAAGCCTCACTGTTCCTTTTGCACGTATAACGCAACGACACTCCGCGGGACAAGCCTGCAGTGgtgtaattataaataattgatgcCTAACGCCGCACCGGATATTGCAGTTACATGAAGTATGTCCATCCATACACTTTATTTTCACAGCTCTGTGATTAACACGCATCGATATACTCGTTTGAAGAGAAACTTTTTCGTAGCCCTAAAAACTAAAGATATTGCAATAACTCATACGCGTAATTGAAACCATGTGGtgttctcacaatcagttataATTTACGTGTTGAAAAATTAGCCCGCATTTACTTATCTGTATGCACACCACCTACATGTCCTTCGTATCAAGCTGCATGTTCAGAGGAGACGGTGAGCGACTAAttgtttttctcaatcttCTTCAGCAGGCCGCAAGCGAGGCTCAAAATAACGTAGCTTCGGTGATAGCTGCAAAAGGGGACCTGATAGCGCAAGGACGAAGTGCTT
The sequence above is a segment of the Athalia rosae chromosome 5, iyAthRosa1.1, whole genome shotgun sequence genome. Coding sequences within it:
- the LOC105690164 gene encoding uncharacterized protein LOC105690164 — its product is MKVHIVVVAVIVSAVVCHAVPRSKRQADSDPRLSNEVIPGTLEAVEETSPHGLAATTDDDLDDISLSQGETTKTPALDDAPTPSPGNKRKKPLQPQSSDTFSRVIDDIFNIPISVLRAVNTLISNAFGTKQGATASAEAAASATSSLTST